Proteins encoded in a region of the Elizabethkingia bruuniana genome:
- a CDS encoding Crp/Fnr family transcriptional regulator gives MEKIRELFDNIIELTDAEFNYYLQKISSKDYKKGDIITPKGSIERYAYYIEKGIVRRFIERGEAEATFYFAFEQDFVSAYDSFITQTPCRYSLQALEDTSLLRISWHDVQDLYQQSAKWDKIGRILNEQAYVERSDREFSLLTKSPQERYESLFKQNPEVIKRIPLKYIASYIGVTPQALSRIRRRIF, from the coding sequence ATGGAAAAAATACGAGAATTGTTTGATAATATTATCGAGCTAACTGATGCTGAATTTAATTACTACCTACAGAAAATATCCAGTAAAGATTATAAGAAAGGAGACATTATAACGCCTAAAGGAAGTATAGAGCGTTATGCCTACTACATTGAAAAAGGTATTGTCAGACGTTTTATTGAAAGAGGTGAAGCCGAGGCTACTTTCTATTTTGCTTTCGAACAGGACTTTGTTTCTGCATATGATTCTTTCATCACTCAGACTCCGTGTAGATATTCATTACAAGCACTGGAAGACACCAGCCTTTTAAGAATATCGTGGCATGATGTTCAGGATCTCTATCAGCAATCTGCAAAATGGGACAAAATCGGACGCATACTGAATGAGCAAGCTTATGTAGAAAGGTCTGACAGGGAATTTTCTTTACTGACCAAATCTCCGCAGGAAAGATATGAAAGCCTGTTCAAACAAAATCCGGAAGTCATAAAAAGAATTCCGTTAAAGTATATTGCATCTTATATCGGAGTGACTCCACAGGCTTTAAGCAGGATCAGAAGGCGGATTTTTTAA